The genomic interval GCAACACCACAAAGCCGTCTTTTACCAGCTGCTCTGCCGCCGCTAATGTTTCAATCGGATCAGGCATCAGGTATTTCGGGTCGGGATGAATTTCCAATTTAAGCCAATTAGTGCCCAATGCTTCACGCGCTAAATGCGCCGCAAAAATGGCGTCTTTGGCATTCTTGGCGCCGGAGGTATTGGGTAGTAAATTAACCCCCGCTGACAACAGTGGCGACAAGATGTCATCTTGCTGATCGTGGATATCCACTCTTTTCAACGCCATAGTAGCAAGCTGTGAACCCGATTGTTTGATGGCTTGTGACATCAATTGGCTGTTAGCAAATTTGCCGGTGCCCGTGAACAAGCGAGAATGAAATTGTTTGTCTGCGATTTTGAGCATGCGCTTATCCTCCAGCAATTGCCTGAAATAGTGAGATAGCATCACCACTACTGAGCGTTTTGGTTTGCCATTCGCTGTGTGGGACAACTTGATTATTGATTGCAAAAACACAACCCAAGTGAGGCAGTGAGAGATGCTCAATGATGGATGCCAACGTCGCGTTGGTTGGCACCTCGTAGCTTTCGCCGTTGATGCTAATGGCTATGGTGTTCATTGCTTGATTCCTGTTTCTGAACCTGACAAACGCGGCAACTTGGAT from Vibrio vulnificus NBRC 15645 = ATCC 27562 carries:
- the thiS gene encoding sulfur carrier protein ThiS — protein: MNTIAISINGESYEVPTNATLASIIEHLSLPHLGCVFAINNQVVPHSEWQTKTLSSGDAISLFQAIAGG